A window of the Vigna angularis cultivar LongXiaoDou No.4 chromosome 3, ASM1680809v1, whole genome shotgun sequence genome harbors these coding sequences:
- the LOC108326399 gene encoding prolyl 4-hydroxylase 1, whose product MGVKSGLSFLFFETKRHFIFNSMAPSMRIVFGLLTFVTVGMIIGALSQLAFIRKLEDSYGSDSLPFRRLRGLEGDGYLQLPRGIPFWNNDKEAEILRLGYVKPEVISWSPRIIVLHNFLSLEECDYLRALALPRLQISTVVDTKTGKGIKSNVRTSSGMFLNPQERKYAMVQAIEKRISVYSQIPIENGELMQVLRYEKNQYYKPHHDYFSDTFNLKRGGQRIATMLMYLSDNVEGGETYFPLAGSGECNCGGKLVQGLSVKPTKGNAVLFWSMGLDGQSDPKSVHGGCEVISGEKWSATKWMRQTTHS is encoded by the exons ATGGGCGTTAAAAGCGGTTTGTCATTTTTGTTCTTTGAGACCAAAAGACATTTCATTTTCAACTCCATGGCTCCCTCCATGAGAATTGTCTTCGGTCTTCTCACTTTCGTCACCGTCGGAATGATTATAG GTGCTCTCTCTCAGTTGGCTTTCATTCGAAAATTGGAAGACTCATACG GCTCTGATTCTTTGCCATTTAGAAGATTGCGTGGACTCGAAGGTGACGGTTACCTTCAATTGCCAAGAG GTATTCCTTTTTGGAATAATGACAAGGAAGCAGAAATCTTACGCCTTGGATAT GTCAAACCTGAAGTGATTAGCTGGTCTCCTCGAATTATTGTACTTCATAACTTCTTGAGTTTAGAG GAATGTGATTATCTCAGGGCTTTAGCTCTCCCTCGCTTGCAAATTTCAACTGTGGTTGATACGAAAACCGGAAAG GGAATCAAGAGTAACGTCAGGACCAGCTCTGGTATGTTTTTGAATCCTCAAGAAAGAAAATATGCTATGGTACAA GCAATTGAAAAAAGAATCTCTGTCTATTCTCAAATACCAATTGAGAACGGTGAGCTTATGCAAGTCTTGAG GTACGAGAAGAATCAATATTACAAACCTCATCATGACTATTTTTCTGACACT TTCAACTTGAAGCGTGGTGGGCAGCGAATAGCCACAATGCTTATGTATTTGAGTGACAATGTTGAAGGAGGAGAAACATATTTCCCATTG GCTGGTTCAGGTGAATGTAACTGTGGTGGGAAACTTGTCCAAGGGCTATCTGTCAAGCCAACTAAAGGAAATGCTGTGCTTTTCTGGAGTATG GGATTGGATGGTCAATCAGATCCCAAAAGTGTGCATGGAGGATGTGAGGTAATCTCTGGGGAGAAGTGGTCAGCTACGAAGTGGATGAGGCAGACCACTCACTCTTGA
- the LOC108326400 gene encoding uncharacterized protein LOC108326400: MASEKRKKKANSDVSKKRKRKEEAAEEAEEKSEERSSEALRLLQSAMGLQLSSLELESLRQDCVLEVPNHSDVQILGKTVKAVFGSSWREHLCEGSVVEGKVNPGSPAVLIISSSALRCIHLLRGFRSFTKQCHAAKLFAKHLKLQEQISLLKNRVNIAGGTPSRIKKLIDAEALDLSRLQVLVLDLHPDVKGYSLLTLPQVRDEFLEVFKNYFYEAMIQGGLRICLYGLKDKHKQGHTVPDT, translated from the exons ATGGCGTctgagaagagaaagaaaaaagcgAACAGTGACGTGAgtaagaagaggaagaggaaggagGAGGCGGCGGAGGAAGCCGAAGAGAAGTCAGAGGAACGATCATCGGAGGCTCTGCGTCTCCTTCAGTCGGCGATGGGTCTTCAGCTTTCGTCGCTGGAGTTGGAGTCCCTCAGACAAGACTGCGTTCTGGAGGTACCCAATCACTCAGATGTGCAAATATTGGGGAAAACTGTTAAGGCAGTGTTTGGCTCATCGTGGAGGGAGCATCTCTGCGAAGGGAGTGTCGTAGAGGGAAAAGTTAATCCCGGAAGCCCCGCGGTTCTCATCATAAGTTCCTCTGCCCTAAGATGCATACACCTTCTCAG GGGCTTTCGCTCTTTCACTAAACAATGCCACGCTGCGAAGCTATTCGCAAAGCACTTGAAGCTTCAGGAACAG ATTTCTTTGTTAAAGAACCGTGTTAACATTGCTGGCGGCACTCCAAGCAG GATAAAGAAGCTAATTGACGCTGAGGCGTTAGACCTTTCAAGGTTGCAAGTACTGGTGCTAGATTTGCATCCTGATGTAAAGGGGTATTCGTTGTTGACCCTTCCACAAGTCAG GGATGAATTCCTGGAAGTGTTCAAGAACTATTTTTATGAAGCGATGATCCAGGGTGGTCTGCGTATTTGTCTCTATGGTTTAAAGGACAAACATAAACAAGGGCATACAGTTCCTGATACATAA
- the LOC108325944 gene encoding transcription factor bHLH128, translating to MYPSSSSSSSSSSSSQSMSHAPTGLTRYGSAPGSLLTTTVDALIGGSRPTPTPTPYYSGGDSSDSTCKDQTSYHNHALGSALLRQKSSPAGFLSHLASTATAPTPNHNHNGAGFTITRGSRLKSQLSFTGHCQESLCGGDNTNNVVLGDHATFGMEPWDGSHSHSNSIAFSAPPTKRSKSSNSSEQDILHCLNALESQFSLPQTTLEMATVEKLLHIPEDSVPCKIRAKRGCATHPRSIAERERRTRISGKLKKLQDLVPNMDKQTSYADMLDLAVQHIKGLQTQVQKLHKELENCTCGCTQSK from the exons ATGTatccttcttcctcctcctcttcctcttcgtcCTCCTCTTCTCAGTCCATGAGCCACGCGCCAACTGGCCTCACGCGCTACGGCTCCGCACCGGGCTCTCTCCTCACCACCACCGTCGATGCTCTCATCGGAGGATCACGCCCCACCCCCACCCCCACCCCTTACTATTCCGGAGGAGACTCTTCCGACTCCACCTGCAAAGACCAAACATCGTATCACAACCACGCCCTCGGATCCGCCTTGCTCCGTCAGAAAAGCTCTCCCGCCGGCTTCCTCTCCCACCTAGCATCCACAGCCACCGCCCCCACCCCCAATCACAACCACAATG GAGCGGGGTTCACAATCACGCGGGGTTCTCGGCTGAAGTCCCAGCTGAGCTTCACGGGTCACTGCCAAGAATCTCTCTGCGGCGGCGATAACACTAACAATGTGGTGCTTGGCGATCATGCCACCTTCGGAATGGAGCCTTGGGACGGTTCTCATTCTCATTCTAATTCCATCGCCTTTTCCGCTCCTCCAACTAAGCGCTCCAAAAGCTCCAACTCCAGCGAGCAAGACATTCTCCATTGCCTCAACGCCTTGGAATCTCAGTTTAGCCTTCCGCAGACCACTCTCGAAATGGCAACTGTCGAGAAGCTCTTGCACATTCCTGAAGATTCCGTCCCTTGTAAAATCCGTGCTAAGCGAGGCTGTGCCACTCATCCCCGCAGCATTGCCGAGCGG GAGAGAAGAACCAGAATAAGTGGAAAGCTCAAGAAATTGCAGGACCTTGTACCTAATATGGATAAG CAAACAAGCTATGCAGACATGCTCGATTTGGCCGTTCAGCATATTAAAGGTCTTCAAACACAGGTTCAG AAGCTTCACAAAGAACTTGAGAATTGCACTTGCGGATGCACACAAAGCAAATAA
- the LOC108325943 gene encoding uncharacterized protein LOC108325943 isoform X1 → MGLAVRNLSRWSLVVGVSNMAVLLIGVFFIFQTHRLCHGRIAFPALLVSLAAPIRVLVMLQTAFAQEAAATLILQDSNDLFTRLRRRAMYKKWLCWSRSSAILTLLQFLFALYLVLDSTRHFSSSNHCLLDSPLNRTALFVFIILVSFVAILQCFTGSDVIKWRSFYETHDHAWKCHYSEVFDHGIRETLCCLGRFNYLSTAEEDEVYSVARLLGDLVAYRASRTGHLELLAALALLQNHGMATESYEGSMEAPEMQIREAEALHKFAEAAYTGPLLDVGRNPCVFPCAWLYRQGILSPWTRNRRPVLDGDNWWRGHAAAFLKYVNLPPEVLRQGRVSQVKCQAAYFVVVLHHLQSVVIAIRGTETPEDLITDGLCKECSLSVNDLAGLINSNYIHYDIKKNVVSSFPHYGHSGIAEAARELFMQIEGNPERPDSESYGLLSKLLGFGCECFGYNVRIVGHSLGGAIAALLGLQLYNRYPNLHVYSYGPLPCLDLVVAKACSEFVTSIIFGNEFSSRLSVGSVMRLRAAAITSLSQDPKADSAMIFRLARRFLYLSKYQRNNTSAENESELQSGTIKDDINHQIHRSQCETYNEGSTEQDNQTIKGGLGISNYGEYMSFDSEDCLNNEHEECSLWSDARARDHSVGIDNAKFTNAFAKDARSIDDPVSQFIETVPDSENPSSNDPPELYLPGSVIHIVLEKQTSQSDLRTLWRMQEGGKCYKAYIADRESFKDIIVSPSMFLDHLPWRCHDALRKILKAQTAEDQVTVPHII, encoded by the exons ATGGGTTTGGCTGTGAGAAACCTCAGCCGGTGGAGCTTGGTTGTCGGAGTTTCCAACATGGCAGTGCTTCTCATCGGtgtcttcttcatcttccaaaCTCACCGCCTCTGTCATGGCCGCATTGCCTTTCCAGCCCTCCTTGTCTCCCTCGCCGCTCCAATTAGGGTTCTTGTCATGTTGCAAACCGCATTCGCCCAAGAAGCCGCGGCCACCCTCATCCTTCAAGACTCCAACGATCTCTTTACACGCCTCCGCAGACGG GCCATGTACAAGAAATGGCTCTGCTGGAGTCGATCTTCGGCCATCCTTACCCTCCTTCAATTTCTCTTTGCGCTTTACCTTGTTCTCGACTCTACTCGCCATTTCTCCTCCTCCAATCATTGTCTTTTAG ATTCCCCATTGAACCGCACCGCTTTATTCGTATTCATCATCCTCGTCTCTTTTGTTGCCATACTCCAGTGCTTCACGGGATCCGATGTTATCAAATGGAGGTCTTTCTACGAAACCCATGATCACGCTTGGAAATGCCACTATAGCGAGGTCTTCGATCATGGCATACGGGAGACCTTGTGTTGTCTGGGCCGGTTCAATTATTT GAGTACAGCCGAAGAAGATGAAGTCTATTCAGTTGCACGATTACTTGGTGATCTTGTTGCTTATCGTGCTTCCAGAACTGGCCATTTGGAACTCTTGGCAG CTTTAGCTTTACTTCAAAACCATGGAATGGCTACAGAATCCTATGAAGGATCCATGGAAGCACCAGAGATGCAAATCAGGGAGGCGGAAGCTCTTCATAAATTTGCCGAAGCTGCATATACA GGTCCATTGCTTGATGTTGGACGAAATCCATGTGTATTTCCTTGTGCGTGGCTGTATAGACAAGGGATTTTGTCTCCCTGGACCCGAAACAG ACGACCTGTACTGGATGGTGATAACTGGTGGCGAGGTCATGCAGCTGCCTTTCTAAAGTACGTCAATTTGCCTCCAGAAGTGCTTAGACAAGGACGAGTCAGCCAG GTCAAGTGTCAAGCTGCATATTTTGTTGTGGTTCTACATCATCTACAATCTGTAGTAATTGCTATACGTGGAACTGAAACCCCAGAGGACCTAATAACTGATGGGTTATGCAAGGAATGCTCCCTTTCTGTGAATGACTTGGCTGGCTTGATCaa TTCCAACTACATTCATTAtgatataaagaaaaatgtgGTTTCATCTTTCCCTCACTATGGCCATTCAGGCATAGCTGAAGCTGCACGAGAGCTTTTTATGCAGATTGAAGGAAATCCCGAAAGGCCTG ACTCTGAATCCTATGGACTTCTTTCTAAATTACTGGGATTTGGTTGTGAATGCTTTGGGTATAATGTCCGAATAGTTGGGCATTCGCTTGGAGGAGCTATAGCTGCATTGCTTGGACTACAA CTGTATAACCGCTACCCTAATCTGCACGTTTATTCATATGGTCCACTCCCTTGTCTGGATTTAGTTGTGGCCAAAGCATGCTCAGAATTTGTGACAAG CATCATATTTGGAAATGAATTTTCATCACGCCTTTCAGTTGGATCCGTTATGCGGCTAAGGGCAGCCGCAATCACTTCACTATCACAAGATCCTAAAGCAGATAGTGCCATGATTTTCAGACTTGCTCGTAGGTTTCTATACCTAAGCAAATATCAGAGAAATAACACAAGTGCCGAGAATGAATCCGAGCTCCAATCAGGAACCATCAAGGATGATATAAACCATCAAATCCACAGAAGCCAGTGTGAAACTTATAATGAAG GCAGCACTGAACAAGATAATCAGACTATTAAAGGGGGTCTTGGTATATCCAACTATGGTGAATATATGTCTTTTGATAGTGAAGATTGCCTCAACAATGAGCACGAAGAATGCTCACTTTGGTCTGACGCTAGGGCAAGGGATCATTCTGTTGGAATTGATAATGCCAAATTTACAAATGCTTTTGCTAAAGATGCACGTTCAATTGATGATCCAGTGTCTCAGTTTATAGAGACTGTTCCAGATTCTGAAAATCCGTCTTCCAATGATCCCCCAGAGCTGTATCTACCTGGTTCTGTGATTCACATTGTACTGGAGAAGCAAACATCACAATCTGATCTTAGGACGTTGTGGAGAATGCAGGAGGGGGGAAAATGTTATAAAGCTTATATCGCAGATAGAGAAAGCTTCAAAGATATTATTGTTTCACCATCTATGTTCCTTGATCATCTTCCTTGGAG ATGTCATGATGCCTTGCGAAAGATATTGAAAGCTCAAACTGCTGAAGATCAAGTAACAGTACCTCACATCATCTGA
- the LOC108325943 gene encoding uncharacterized protein LOC108325943 isoform X2: MAALPFQPSLSPSPLQLGFLSCCKPHSPKKPRPPSSFKTPTISLHASADGSTAEEDEVYSVARLLGDLVAYRASRTGHLELLAALALLQNHGMATESYEGSMEAPEMQIREAEALHKFAEAAYTGPLLDVGRNPCVFPCAWLYRQGILSPWTRNRRPVLDGDNWWRGHAAAFLKYVNLPPEVLRQGRVSQVKCQAAYFVVVLHHLQSVVIAIRGTETPEDLITDGLCKECSLSVNDLAGLINSNYIHYDIKKNVVSSFPHYGHSGIAEAARELFMQIEGNPERPDSESYGLLSKLLGFGCECFGYNVRIVGHSLGGAIAALLGLQLYNRYPNLHVYSYGPLPCLDLVVAKACSEFVTSIIFGNEFSSRLSVGSVMRLRAAAITSLSQDPKADSAMIFRLARRFLYLSKYQRNNTSAENESELQSGTIKDDINHQIHRSQCETYNEGSTEQDNQTIKGGLGISNYGEYMSFDSEDCLNNEHEECSLWSDARARDHSVGIDNAKFTNAFAKDARSIDDPVSQFIETVPDSENPSSNDPPELYLPGSVIHIVLEKQTSQSDLRTLWRMQEGGKCYKAYIADRESFKDIIVSPSMFLDHLPWRCHDALRKILKAQTAEDQVTVPHII; this comes from the exons ATGGCCGCATTGCCTTTCCAGCCCTCCTTGTCTCCCTCGCCGCTCCAATTAGGGTTCTTGTCATGTTGCAAACCGCATTCGCCCAAGAAGCCGCGGCCACCCTCATCCTTCAAGACTCCAACGATCTCTTTACACGCCTCCGCAGACGG GAGTACAGCCGAAGAAGATGAAGTCTATTCAGTTGCACGATTACTTGGTGATCTTGTTGCTTATCGTGCTTCCAGAACTGGCCATTTGGAACTCTTGGCAG CTTTAGCTTTACTTCAAAACCATGGAATGGCTACAGAATCCTATGAAGGATCCATGGAAGCACCAGAGATGCAAATCAGGGAGGCGGAAGCTCTTCATAAATTTGCCGAAGCTGCATATACA GGTCCATTGCTTGATGTTGGACGAAATCCATGTGTATTTCCTTGTGCGTGGCTGTATAGACAAGGGATTTTGTCTCCCTGGACCCGAAACAG ACGACCTGTACTGGATGGTGATAACTGGTGGCGAGGTCATGCAGCTGCCTTTCTAAAGTACGTCAATTTGCCTCCAGAAGTGCTTAGACAAGGACGAGTCAGCCAG GTCAAGTGTCAAGCTGCATATTTTGTTGTGGTTCTACATCATCTACAATCTGTAGTAATTGCTATACGTGGAACTGAAACCCCAGAGGACCTAATAACTGATGGGTTATGCAAGGAATGCTCCCTTTCTGTGAATGACTTGGCTGGCTTGATCaa TTCCAACTACATTCATTAtgatataaagaaaaatgtgGTTTCATCTTTCCCTCACTATGGCCATTCAGGCATAGCTGAAGCTGCACGAGAGCTTTTTATGCAGATTGAAGGAAATCCCGAAAGGCCTG ACTCTGAATCCTATGGACTTCTTTCTAAATTACTGGGATTTGGTTGTGAATGCTTTGGGTATAATGTCCGAATAGTTGGGCATTCGCTTGGAGGAGCTATAGCTGCATTGCTTGGACTACAA CTGTATAACCGCTACCCTAATCTGCACGTTTATTCATATGGTCCACTCCCTTGTCTGGATTTAGTTGTGGCCAAAGCATGCTCAGAATTTGTGACAAG CATCATATTTGGAAATGAATTTTCATCACGCCTTTCAGTTGGATCCGTTATGCGGCTAAGGGCAGCCGCAATCACTTCACTATCACAAGATCCTAAAGCAGATAGTGCCATGATTTTCAGACTTGCTCGTAGGTTTCTATACCTAAGCAAATATCAGAGAAATAACACAAGTGCCGAGAATGAATCCGAGCTCCAATCAGGAACCATCAAGGATGATATAAACCATCAAATCCACAGAAGCCAGTGTGAAACTTATAATGAAG GCAGCACTGAACAAGATAATCAGACTATTAAAGGGGGTCTTGGTATATCCAACTATGGTGAATATATGTCTTTTGATAGTGAAGATTGCCTCAACAATGAGCACGAAGAATGCTCACTTTGGTCTGACGCTAGGGCAAGGGATCATTCTGTTGGAATTGATAATGCCAAATTTACAAATGCTTTTGCTAAAGATGCACGTTCAATTGATGATCCAGTGTCTCAGTTTATAGAGACTGTTCCAGATTCTGAAAATCCGTCTTCCAATGATCCCCCAGAGCTGTATCTACCTGGTTCTGTGATTCACATTGTACTGGAGAAGCAAACATCACAATCTGATCTTAGGACGTTGTGGAGAATGCAGGAGGGGGGAAAATGTTATAAAGCTTATATCGCAGATAGAGAAAGCTTCAAAGATATTATTGTTTCACCATCTATGTTCCTTGATCATCTTCCTTGGAG ATGTCATGATGCCTTGCGAAAGATATTGAAAGCTCAAACTGCTGAAGATCAAGTAACAGTACCTCACATCATCTGA